cacaactgccaaattacatcattacataactgccaaaccactgagaatcatggaccagcgAAGTTGATACACAGCCTTTACCATCACGCCATCTCATCCCTGCAAAAATTGCgatgatcaaaaaacagaaaacaataaatgttgatgAGGTTGTCGGGGATTAGAactctcatatattgctggtatGATTGCAAAATGGtccaatcactatggaaaacagtatggaacttcctcaaaaagctagaaatagaaataccttataatCAGGTAATccaactcctaggtatatatccaagagagaagagaaatgacacaaacagacatatgcacacctatgttctttgcagcattatgcacaatagcaaaaaaaaaaaaaaaaaaaggaaacaatttaaTAGCCCATcagaggatgaatggataaacaaactgtagtaccCACATACCATGGAGATGACGAGAGATGGTGAAAAGCAgctgcagagaaatggtggcaatgGAAgctgcagaaccaggagactggcaggagacaatGCAGTGGGCTTCTCAGCTCACAAAGcaagaaagttgagtgccttcaggcagtaGGCTTGCTGgcaaagtggggtgcctccaagcacGTGGTGGAACATCGAGTGACAGAGCTGATCACCTTTGGGAAAGATGCTTaccggtggagtggggtgcctccaggcatttggaggagctaggcttgccagtCAACAAAGCAAGACATCTGAATGCCTTTGGACTGAGGCTTATTCCTGGAGTGGCATGCCCCTAGCCACTTATTGGAAGAGCTAAAGAGCGTTATAACAgttgccagagcagggcagagaccaGGCCGAGGGGGAAACACTTTGTAGGTAGTAGACAATAGTAGACActtgttgtttttgatgatgggaaaggCAAAACCAAATATGCATAAAGTGAGTATAACTTGACAAagataaataaagacactaagaagtacaaagaagatcaaagactacagccttcagtatgaattacacctcaacataaagaaagcaaaaatcctcacaataagtgacatcacgataaacagagaaaagtttgaagttgtcaaggatgtcattttacttggatccacaatcaacatccatagaaacagcagtccagaaatcacacgacaaattgcattgggcaaatctactgcaaaagacttctttaaagtgttaaaaagcaaagatgtcaccttgaagattaaggtgagcctgacccaaaccatggtgttttcaatcacatcatatgcatgcaaaagctgaacaatgaataaggaggactgaaaaagatttgatgcctttaaattatggtgttggtgaagaatattgaatataccatggaccgccaaaagagcaaacacatctgtcttggaagaagtacagtcagaatgcttcttagaagactacatctcacttactttggacatattatcaggaggaaccattctctggagaaggacatcatgcctggtaatgcagagagttagtgaaaaagaggaagatcatcacgagatggattgacacagtggcttcgacaatgggctcaagcgtaacgacaATCATacaaatggcacaggactaggcagtgttttgttctgttgtacatagggttactatgagtcagaactgactcgacggcacctagcaacaagtaaacaagaaaaagggacaatttcagtaaattctgtagcatatacaattttgcaacaacagtaacaacaaccaaaaaaacatgTGTGGTTACATATGTAGATGtggatgcatatatatgtataggaagTCATATGTGAATAAACGCACTGACacgtataggtgtatctgtaggcatatgtacatacatgtttgcgtgtgttttatatatatattcacatctataataaaacacataaaaagcacagttatggaggcttcctggacatatccaaacaacttgcagaattggtttactgggttaaaaggcttaggaccataatcTAGGGGAACAACTTCGTCAATTGACATGACGTAGTTCATAGAGGTAAAGTTTTACATTGTAGTTTAaagagtagtatctggggtcttaaaagcttggcagcagaagccaagatggcagactaggtagacgctacctcggatccctcttgcaacaaagactcggaaaaacaagtgaatcgatcacatacataacaatctacgaaccctgaacgacaaacacagatttagagacagaaaacgaacaaatacagggaagcagcgattgttttcggagcctggagccagcatcccagtcaggtaacattTGGCGCCTGATTTAGGGCAGGGACCAGGGGagctgatggcgcaaacaaggggcgcagccctacccccctgaactcaccccgggagggggcccagccggtccgcaccggcggcgtggtgacgcagccggtgggagaagtccccgggaggaagtgactggtcttggagctgggagagcagtgtcccagccggggaatcttgccgccgggcttttgactgggagctgtcatggcacaagcatggagagctgctccactcccctgaactgaccccgggagggggcccagctggttcgcggaGGCGGGGCGGTgacacggctggcgggacgagaagtcccggggaggcagcaactgattttggagtcgggagagcaccttcccagcaggggagccttgacgttgggcgtgggactggcagcggaggatctgaccgcggcttcagtgggccagatccctgggggcaatctccacacagccagcacacacaggtgacacgcccctcggaaatctcagataaaatagtcattccaagcaagacaagcaactctggctatattctgaggtgctactctcctatgtctctgatccctcccccaccctccccaggcggcttcattaacattggaatttcctgagccagagggagaacggctccggctccgtggcggctttgcttcccccccccctttttctttttttccttttggtcttttcctaacccactcttccggcctgagagaaggaaacacaaaaaacccagggaccaaaagtcTACCCCTAAttagactaaaaacacagaaccagcta
This is a stretch of genomic DNA from Elephas maximus indicus isolate mEleMax1 chromosome 1, mEleMax1 primary haplotype, whole genome shotgun sequence. It encodes these proteins:
- the LOC126076216 gene encoding uncharacterized protein LOC126076216 isoform X1; protein product: MTILSEISEGRVTCVCWLCGDCPQGSGPLKPRSDPPLPVPRPTSRLPCWEGALPTPKSVAASPGLLVPPAVSPPRLREPAGPPPGVSSGEWSSSPCLCHDSSQSKARRQDSPAGTLLSQLQDQSLPPGDFSHRLRHHAAGADRLGPLPGHDVLLQRMVPPDNMSKDPCKGKLSFEDVNVVILSILRRFIGGLQLRLAMDLIYPNLRERAMEATYLVLLLDSALCVSSLG
- the LOC126076216 gene encoding uncharacterized protein LOC126076216 isoform X2, whose protein sequence is MTILSEISEGRVTCVCWLCGDCPQGSGPLKPRSDPPLPVPRPTSRLPCWEGALPTPKSVAASPGLLVPPAVSPPRLREPAGPPPGVSSGEWSSSPCLCHDSSQSKARRQDSPAGTLLSQLQDQSLPPGDFSHRLRHHAAGADRLGPLPGHDVLLQRMVPPDNMSKDPCKGKLSFEDVNVVILSILRRFIGGLQLRLAMDLIYPNLRCH